The proteins below come from a single Acidobacteriota bacterium genomic window:
- the rpsO gene encoding 30S ribosomal protein S15, producing the protein MLDTENKTRIIRESQVHATDSGSPEVQIALMTERINLLIGHFNTHKKDHHSRTGLLKLVGQRKRLLEYLKKKDVGRYEKTIKRLGLRK; encoded by the coding sequence GTGCTAGACACAGAAAACAAAACCCGTATTATCCGGGAGAGCCAGGTCCATGCGACCGATTCGGGTTCGCCCGAGGTTCAAATCGCCCTGATGACGGAACGCATCAATCTGCTCATCGGACATTTCAACACCCACAAGAAAGACCACCACTCCCGAACCGGGCTGTTGAAACTTGTCGGACAGCGGAAACGTCTTCTTGAGTATCTCAAGAAGAAAGACGTCGGCCGCTACGAAAAAACCATCAAACGCCTGGGCCTCAGAAAGTAG